One window from the genome of Trabulsiella odontotermitis encodes:
- the rssB gene encoding two-component system response regulator RssB gives MTQPLAGKQILIVEDEPVFRTLLNSWLSSLGASTVLAEDGVDALEKMAHHKSDLMICDIAMPRMNGLSLIEHLRNAGDQMPILVISATENMADIARALRLGVQDVLLKPVKDFDRLKETVFACLYPNMFNSRVEEEERLFDDWDALTSNPQAAAKLLQELQPPVQQEISHCRINYRQLVSVDKPGLVLDIAPLSDHDLAFYCLDVTRAGDNGVLAALLLRALFNGLLQEQLSHQRQRLPEMGSLLKQVNQLLRQANLPGQFPLLVGYYHSGLKNLILVSAGLNGTLNTGEHQIQISNGVPLGTLGNAYLNQISQRCVSWQCQIWGAGGRLRLMLSAE, from the coding sequence ATGACGCAGCCATTGGCGGGAAAACAGATTCTGATTGTCGAAGACGAACCCGTTTTCCGCACTCTATTAAATTCATGGCTTTCGTCTCTGGGCGCTTCGACGGTCCTGGCAGAGGATGGCGTGGATGCACTGGAGAAGATGGCACACCATAAGTCTGACCTGATGATCTGTGATATCGCGATGCCACGTATGAATGGTCTGTCATTGATCGAGCATCTGCGCAACGCAGGCGACCAGATGCCCATTCTGGTTATCTCGGCGACCGAAAACATGGCGGATATCGCCAGAGCGTTACGACTGGGTGTTCAGGACGTTCTGCTCAAACCGGTTAAAGACTTTGACCGGTTAAAAGAGACTGTCTTTGCCTGTCTTTATCCGAATATGTTCAACTCCAGAGTCGAAGAGGAAGAGCGGCTTTTTGATGACTGGGACGCATTAACCAGTAATCCACAGGCGGCCGCGAAATTGCTGCAGGAATTGCAGCCGCCGGTTCAGCAGGAAATATCGCATTGTCGTATAAATTACCGCCAGCTCGTTTCGGTGGATAAACCAGGACTGGTGCTGGATATTGCTCCTTTATCTGATCACGATCTCGCCTTTTATTGTCTTGACGTTACGCGAGCGGGTGATAATGGCGTACTTGCCGCTTTATTATTACGCGCGCTTTTTAATGGATTGTTGCAGGAGCAGCTATCACATCAGCGACAGCGTTTGCCTGAAATGGGAAGTTTACTAAAACAGGTCAACCAGTTGCTCCGTCAGGCCAATTTACCCGGCCAGTTTCCTTTGCTGGTAGGCTATTATCATAGTGGACTGAAAAATTTGATCCTCGTGTCAGCCGGACTGAATGGAACATTGAATACCGGCGAGCATCAAATACAGATCAGCAACGGTGTTCCGCTTGGCACTTTAGGTAATGCTTACCTTAACCAAATTAGTCAGCGCTGTGTTTCGTGGCAATGTCAAATTTGGGGAGCCGGTGGTCGATTACGCTTAATGTTGTCTGCGGAATGA
- the rssA gene encoding patatin-like phospholipase RssA, translated as MRKVKIGLALGSGAARGWSHIGVIKALQKMGIEIDIVAGCSIGSLVGAAFACNRLDSLEKWVCSFSYWDVLRLMDLSWRRGGLLRGERVFSQYRQVMPCEQIDDCERRFAAVATNLSTGRELWFTEGDLHLAVRASCSIPGLMSPVMHNGYWLVDGGVVNPVPVSLTRALGADIVIAVDLQHDAHLMQQDLLSVSAPDDINDDEDLTWHGRLRARMGRMSSRRSVPTPTAMEIMTTSIQVLENRLKRNRMAGDPPDILLQPLCPQISTLDFHRAASAIAAGQLAVEKKMDELLPLVRTDLQQRIF; from the coding sequence ATGAGAAAGGTGAAAATTGGTCTGGCGCTGGGATCGGGCGCTGCACGAGGTTGGTCGCATATCGGTGTGATTAAAGCCCTGCAAAAAATGGGCATTGAAATAGACATTGTTGCAGGCTGCTCTATTGGTTCGCTGGTGGGAGCAGCCTTTGCCTGTAACCGCCTGGACTCGCTGGAAAAGTGGGTCTGTTCATTCAGCTACTGGGATGTGCTGCGTCTGATGGATCTCTCCTGGCGACGCGGCGGTCTGCTCCGTGGCGAGCGCGTATTTTCCCAGTACCGTCAAGTGATGCCCTGTGAACAAATTGACGATTGCGAGCGTCGTTTTGCGGCAGTGGCGACCAACCTGAGTACCGGGCGCGAGCTCTGGTTTACCGAAGGCGATCTTCACCTTGCTGTTCGTGCATCCTGTAGTATTCCTGGGCTGATGTCGCCAGTGATGCATAACGGCTACTGGCTGGTGGACGGCGGCGTGGTTAATCCGGTACCGGTGTCGCTGACGCGAGCGCTGGGGGCGGATATCGTGATTGCGGTCGACCTTCAACACGACGCGCATCTGATGCAACAGGATTTGCTGTCCGTCAGCGCGCCGGATGACATCAATGATGACGAAGATCTCACGTGGCACGGGCGCCTCCGGGCGCGAATGGGGCGGATGAGCTCCCGACGTTCGGTTCCGACACCGACCGCGATGGAAATCATGACGACCTCGATACAAGTACTGGAAAACCGGTTAAAACGAAATCGAATGGCGGGCGATCCGCCAGATATCTTGTTGCAACCTCTTTGTCCGCAAATCTCCACACTCGATTTTCATCGGGCGGCGTCGGCTATTGCCGCCGGACAGCTCGCAGTCGAGAAAAAGATGGATGAACTGCTGCCGCTTGTGCGCACGGACCTGCAACAACGAATTTTTTGA